One genomic window of Phormidium ambiguum IAM M-71 includes the following:
- a CDS encoding glutamyl-tRNA reductase, with translation MNIAVVGLSHKTAPVEIREKLSIPEAQIESAIAQLKNYPHIEEVAILSTCNRLEIYVVLSETEQGISEVRQFLSDYSKLPMGELRRHLFILLHEDAVMHLMRVSAGLDSLVLGEGQILAQVKNTQKVCQQYKGVGRILNQLLKAAITAGKRVRTETNIGTGAVSISSAAVELAQIKVSCLASSRIAILGAGKMSRLLVQHLISKGATQICIVNRSMQRAQELAKQFSEVEIQLHPLSEMMSAVASADIVFTSTSATEPILNRSKLEAVLDSSRSLMLFDISVPRNVATDVNEIPHVHAFNVDDLKAVVAQNQESRRQMAQEAEALLEEEVAAFDMWWRSLETVSTISCLRDKMETIRTQELEKALSRLGTEFAERHQEVIEALTRGIVNKILHDPMVQLRAQQDIEARRKAMQSLQLLFNLSTETQSGEAV, from the coding sequence ATGAATATTGCAGTAGTAGGGCTTAGTCACAAAACAGCACCAGTTGAAATTCGTGAAAAACTGAGCATTCCCGAAGCGCAGATTGAAAGTGCGATCGCGCAACTGAAAAATTATCCTCATATTGAAGAAGTTGCGATTCTCAGCACTTGTAACCGTCTGGAAATTTATGTGGTACTCTCAGAAACCGAACAAGGGATTTCTGAAGTCCGTCAGTTTCTCTCAGACTACAGCAAATTACCAATGGGTGAACTTAGAAGACACCTGTTTATTTTGTTGCATGAAGATGCTGTCATGCACTTAATGCGGGTATCTGCTGGTTTAGATAGCTTAGTTTTGGGAGAAGGACAAATCCTCGCTCAGGTTAAAAATACCCAAAAAGTTTGTCAGCAATACAAAGGTGTTGGACGAATTTTAAATCAATTGCTTAAAGCAGCGATCACTGCTGGTAAGCGAGTTCGTACTGAAACTAACATCGGTACTGGCGCTGTTTCCATTAGCTCCGCTGCTGTGGAATTAGCACAAATTAAAGTTTCTTGTTTAGCTTCCAGTCGGATAGCAATTTTGGGCGCGGGGAAAATGTCACGCCTTTTGGTGCAACATTTAATCAGCAAAGGCGCAACACAAATTTGTATTGTGAATCGCTCGATGCAGCGTGCCCAAGAGTTAGCTAAACAGTTTTCAGAAGTAGAAATTCAACTACATCCACTATCAGAAATGATGTCAGCAGTTGCGTCTGCTGATATTGTTTTTACTAGTACTTCTGCAACTGAACCAATTTTAAATCGTTCTAAGTTGGAAGCAGTTTTGGATAGTAGTCGATCGTTAATGTTGTTCGATATTTCTGTACCGCGCAACGTTGCTACTGATGTTAACGAAATTCCCCATGTTCACGCTTTTAATGTGGATGATTTGAAAGCTGTTGTAGCTCAAAATCAGGAAAGTCGCAGACAAATGGCACAAGAAGCGGAAGCACTTTTAGAGGAAGAAGTTGCCGCTTTTGATATGTGGTGGCGCAGTTTAGAAACAGTTTCTACTATTAGCTGTTTGCGCGATAAAATGGAAACGATTCGGACTCAAGAGTTAGAAAAAGCTCTCTCGCGTTTGGGTACTGAATTCGCCGAAAGACATCAAGAAGTAATTGAAGCGTTGACTAGGGGAATTGTAAATAAAATTCTCCACGATCCAATGGTACAGTTACGGGCGCAACAGGATATTGAGGCGAGACGGAAAGCAATGCAATCTTTGCAATTGCTGTTTAATTTAAGTACGGAAACTCAATCCGGTGAAGCGGTATAA
- a CDS encoding UPF0182 family protein has product MQSKIEKRESERVLPRVAQIILALLGLWLGIELLCRLVAEVLWFDEVKYLPVFWIRLGTQLGLWTIAIFSGWFLLFNLNIAEQNSHNLTPASTKKPEINYFNLKVNSKADSTNRELKLHWLLPLVILLSLLIGLLSFHYGKIAINSWQLNFDITIVSSVIPARFDPQSIWQNWRVPQQWQWILLPIISLIIIIKPKVVLKAIAILISLCFGIALSGQWLTILQYFHVISFNRQDPLFGRDISFYIFSLPVWELLEFWLIGLFLYALMSVTLIYVLSGNSLSEGKFIGFSRSQKQHLYGLGSAIMLGVSFSYWLRRYELLYSKYGVVYGAGYTDVTARLPIYNLLSLVALAIGILLLWRRIFPPKIKRKKSDKKRNLFFYILIGSLSIFVSLFVFSFFFPEVIQRLIVQPNEVARESRYIKNNIQLTREAFQLDTIEVETFNPEGGLTAESLRRNDDTIRNIRLWDTRPLLQTNRQLQQIRPYYRFPNADIDRYNILTASPKKLEKRQVIIAARELDYEAVPEAAKTWVNKHLVYTHGYGFTVSPVNTVASGGLPAYFVRDIGVTTNDGSLQTSSPLIRYTIPTNNPRIYYGELTNTYVMTNTKTRELDFPSGDENAYNIYDGFGGIKIGGWGRRLVFAKYLNDWQMLLTGNFTDQSKLLFRRNIEQRVRAIAPFLKYDRYPYLVTTTDPEEPLTKNQQKNHLYWIIDAYTISDRYPYSDPGENEFNYIRNSVKVVIDAYSGDVNFYVAFPQDPIIQSTSAIFPTMFKPLSAMPGVLRTHIRYPIDIYSVQSERLLAYHMTDARVFYNREDLWKIPTEIYGGQPQSVEPYYLIMKLPTAKEEEFILLMPFTPIGRTNLIGWLAGRSDGERYGNLLLYQFPKQQLVFGPEQIEALINQDPVISQQISLWNRQGSKAIQGNLLVIPIEKSLLYVEPVYLEADQNSVPTLARVIVVYENRIVMAETLEQSLKAIFQPVQSTPAPIIRPLEDVEAETLAP; this is encoded by the coding sequence ATGCAATCTAAGATTGAAAAACGAGAATCTGAGCGGGTTTTACCCAGAGTTGCCCAAATAATTTTAGCTTTATTGGGGTTATGGCTGGGTATAGAATTACTATGTCGCTTAGTTGCGGAAGTTTTATGGTTTGATGAGGTTAAGTATTTACCTGTTTTTTGGATCAGGTTAGGAACTCAATTGGGTTTATGGACGATCGCTATTTTTTCCGGTTGGTTTTTGCTGTTTAATTTAAATATAGCTGAACAAAATAGCCATAATTTAACACCTGCATCTACTAAAAAACCAGAGATAAATTATTTTAATTTAAAAGTTAATTCTAAAGCTGATTCTACGAATAGGGAATTAAAGTTACATTGGCTGTTACCTTTGGTAATTTTGCTCAGTTTATTAATTGGATTGCTGAGTTTCCATTATGGAAAAATAGCTATTAATTCTTGGCAACTTAACTTCGATATTACTATAGTTTCGTCTGTTATTCCAGCCCGCTTCGATCCGCAGTCAATTTGGCAAAATTGGCGAGTACCGCAACAGTGGCAATGGATTTTGTTGCCAATAATTTCTTTAATAATTATTATTAAACCGAAAGTTGTTTTAAAAGCGATCGCAATTTTAATAAGTCTCTGTTTTGGCATCGCTTTATCGGGACAATGGCTGACAATTTTACAATATTTTCATGTTATCTCTTTTAATCGCCAAGATCCTTTGTTTGGCAGAGATATTAGCTTTTATATTTTTAGTCTGCCTGTTTGGGAACTTTTAGAATTTTGGTTAATCGGGTTATTTCTATATGCTTTAATGTCTGTAACTCTGATTTACGTATTATCAGGAAATAGCTTAAGCGAAGGTAAATTTATTGGGTTTAGCCGATCGCAAAAACAGCATTTATATGGACTCGGATCGGCAATAATGTTAGGCGTGTCTTTCAGTTATTGGCTCAGACGCTACGAATTACTTTATTCTAAGTATGGCGTTGTTTATGGTGCAGGTTATACCGATGTGACAGCGCGATTACCAATTTACAATTTGCTGAGTTTAGTGGCGTTGGCGATCGGTATTTTATTATTATGGCGCAGAATTTTTCCTCCTAAAATTAAGCGGAAAAAAAGTGATAAAAAAAGGAATTTATTTTTCTATATCTTGATTGGTTCACTGTCAATTTTCGTCAGTTTATTTGTATTTTCTTTCTTTTTTCCTGAAGTCATTCAAAGATTAATCGTGCAACCTAACGAAGTTGCTAGGGAAAGTCGTTATATTAAAAACAATATTCAATTGACAAGGGAAGCATTCCAATTAGACACAATTGAAGTAGAAACTTTTAATCCTGAAGGTGGCTTAACTGCTGAATCATTGCGGAGAAATGATGATACAATTCGGAATATTCGCCTTTGGGATACTCGTCCACTTTTACAAACTAATCGTCAATTACAACAAATTAGACCTTACTATAGATTTCCTAATGCCGATATCGATCGCTACAATATCTTAACAGCTTCACCAAAAAAATTAGAGAAACGCCAAGTTATTATTGCAGCTAGAGAATTAGATTATGAAGCTGTTCCCGAAGCGGCTAAAACTTGGGTAAACAAACATTTAGTTTATACTCATGGTTATGGTTTTACTGTTAGTCCAGTGAATACAGTTGCATCTGGAGGATTACCAGCTTATTTTGTTCGGGATATTGGAGTTACCACAAACGATGGTAGTTTGCAAACCTCTAGTCCGCTAATTCGCTACACAATTCCTACTAATAATCCCCGCATTTATTATGGCGAACTTACTAATACTTATGTGATGACTAATACGAAAACTAGGGAATTAGATTTTCCTAGCGGAGATGAGAATGCTTATAATATTTATGATGGTTTTGGAGGAATTAAAATTGGTGGTTGGGGAAGGAGGTTAGTATTTGCCAAATATTTAAATGATTGGCAAATGTTATTAACAGGAAATTTTACCGACCAAAGTAAGTTACTATTTCGCCGGAATATAGAACAAAGAGTAAGAGCGATCGCACCTTTTTTAAAATACGATCGTTACCCTTATTTAGTAACTACCACTGACCCGGAAGAACCATTAACTAAAAATCAGCAGAAAAACCATTTATATTGGATTATTGATGCTTATACAATTAGCGATCGTTATCCTTATTCTGACCCTGGAGAAAACGAATTTAACTACATTAGAAATTCTGTAAAAGTGGTTATTGATGCCTATAGCGGAGACGTAAATTTTTACGTGGCTTTTCCCCAAGATCCAATTATTCAAAGCACTTCTGCTATCTTCCCGACTATGTTTAAACCTTTGTCGGCAATGCCTGGGGTACTTCGCACTCATATTCGCTATCCGATCGATATTTATAGCGTGCAATCAGAAAGATTACTTGCTTACCACATGACAGATGCGCGAGTTTTCTATAATCGGGAAGATTTATGGAAAATTCCTACAGAAATTTATGGCGGACAACCACAATCAGTAGAACCTTATTATCTAATCATGAAATTGCCCACCGCCAAAGAAGAAGAATTTATCTTACTTATGCCCTTTACACCTATAGGTAGAACCAATTTAATTGGATGGTTAGCAGGTCGTTCTGATGGGGAGAGATATGGCAATTTATTACTTTATCAGTTCCCCAAACAACAATTAGTTTTTGGCCCTGAACAAATTGAAGCTTTAATTAACCAAGATCCCGTAATTTCTCAACAAATTTCTCTGTGGAATCGGCAAGGTTCAAAGGCAATTCAAGGTAATTTGTTAGTAATTCCGATTGAAAAATCACTACTGTATGTAGAACCAGTTTATTTAGAAGCAGACCAAAATAGTGTGCCAACTTTGGCTAGGGTAATTGTAGTTTACGAAAATCGCATTGTGATGGCAGAAACTTTAGAACAATCTCTCAAGGCAATTTTTCAACCTGTACAATCAACTCCGGCACCCATTATTCGGCCATTGGAAGATGTAGAAGCAGAAACCCTTGCACCCTAA
- a CDS encoding cyanophycin synthetase, translating into MVRERINDDPRVNARHKDAFDIFNLKHYVGPNPYLSTAAIVFDFDFTGYLEPSSIGDYVGEIGKLCPQLKDKEYESYGHLFAETIMDVGKLQMGLHPKEWSINPYKNYQRIAIETIHARTTKSVIYFVWDWLEAITQNDDFSFQKKFKPLQEMFRASVYGGPTVYSLFRTATQKGIPVFYLWDEGLMQYGYGKKLVRGVATTFDRDSHLDSDFTTRKDDCKAFLDTLGFPVPKGEIVRTLSGALDAADIVGYPVAIKPVVGHKGIGVTANVQNGEEVEHAFYRALKAIPESQPVDIIVEKSYQGSDFRLLCVNGKFVAATERRPAWVVGDGYSTISELIAKENAKPERLDTPTSPMGKIQVDEAMEMFLDEQNLTMDSVIEAEKTVYLRKVANLSAGGVSIDATSTVHPDNIILAQDVAQHFRLVCMGIDVIAGTLAESWKSGNFAIIEINAAPGIFMHLNPAFGESIDVPSFIIETFFKSAIDSRIPIITFNRISLKELEETIDHILLKYPGWTIGAVCRQGVFVNRSEKVMHKDYNTNVQSLLRNPKLDLLIAEYCEDILESDGMFYQGSNIIVLDNPTTTEKTLVRNAYEDATIVEKQGDNISIRRQGWMENYQLRPGESFTPVYLKQIGVIL; encoded by the coding sequence ATGGTAAGGGAAAGAATTAATGACGATCCTAGAGTTAATGCTAGACATAAAGACGCATTTGACATTTTTAACCTTAAGCATTATGTAGGGCCAAATCCATATTTAAGTACAGCAGCGATCGTTTTTGATTTTGACTTCACTGGATATCTTGAACCAAGTTCAATAGGAGATTATGTCGGGGAAATTGGCAAACTTTGTCCCCAGCTAAAAGATAAAGAATATGAATCTTACGGACATTTATTTGCTGAAACAATTATGGATGTTGGCAAACTCCAGATGGGTTTACATCCTAAAGAATGGAGCATTAACCCTTATAAAAACTATCAAAGAATCGCCATTGAAACTATCCATGCCCGGACTACAAAATCAGTAATTTACTTTGTTTGGGATTGGTTAGAAGCTATTACCCAAAACGATGATTTCTCATTTCAAAAAAAATTCAAACCATTGCAAGAAATGTTTCGCGCCTCAGTTTACGGAGGGCCAACAGTTTATTCTTTATTTCGTACCGCAACTCAAAAAGGTATTCCCGTATTTTACTTGTGGGATGAAGGATTAATGCAGTATGGTTATGGCAAAAAATTAGTGCGGGGTGTGGCGACAACCTTCGATCGTGACAGTCATTTAGACTCTGATTTTACCACTCGTAAAGATGACTGCAAAGCTTTTTTAGATACTCTGGGTTTTCCTGTACCAAAAGGTGAAATTGTTCGCACTTTAAGTGGTGCTCTAGATGCCGCTGATATTGTTGGTTATCCAGTAGCTATTAAACCAGTTGTGGGGCATAAAGGAATAGGAGTCACCGCAAATGTGCAAAATGGTGAAGAAGTAGAACACGCTTTTTATCGTGCACTTAAAGCAATTCCTGAATCCCAACCTGTAGATATTATTGTTGAGAAAAGCTACCAAGGATCGGATTTTCGTTTACTTTGCGTCAATGGTAAATTCGTAGCTGCTACTGAACGTCGTCCGGCTTGGGTAGTTGGAGATGGATACTCGACTATTTCCGAATTAATTGCTAAAGAAAATGCCAAACCAGAACGATTAGATACTCCGACTTCACCAATGGGAAAAATCCAAGTTGATGAAGCAATGGAGATGTTTTTGGATGAACAAAATTTGACAATGGATAGCGTAATTGAGGCAGAAAAAACAGTTTATTTGCGTAAAGTTGCTAATCTCTCGGCTGGGGGAGTTAGTATCGATGCAACCTCTACTGTTCATCCTGACAATATTATTTTGGCTCAAGATGTTGCCCAGCATTTCCGGTTAGTTTGTATGGGAATTGATGTGATTGCAGGAACTCTGGCGGAATCTTGGAAGTCAGGTAATTTTGCAATTATAGAGATTAATGCAGCACCGGGAATTTTCATGCACCTAAATCCGGCTTTTGGAGAAAGTATAGATGTGCCATCTTTCATTATTGAAACTTTCTTTAAAAGTGCGATCGATTCTCGCATCCCCATTATTACTTTTAACCGAATTTCTCTCAAAGAATTGGAAGAAACGATCGATCATATCCTGCTAAAATACCCTGGTTGGACGATCGGTGCAGTTTGTCGTCAAGGGGTATTTGTGAATCGTTCTGAAAAAGTGATGCACAAGGACTACAACACTAACGTGCAGAGTTTATTGCGTAATCCAAAATTAGATTTATTAATCGCTGAATATTGCGAAGACATCTTAGAAAGCGACGGAATGTTTTATCAAGGTAGCAATATTATCGTCTTAGATAACCCGACAACAACAGAAAAAACTTTAGTCCGCAATGCTTACGAAGACGCTACTATTGTGGAAAAACAAGGCGATAATATTTCCATTCGCCGCCAAGGTTGGATGGAAAATTACCAACTTAGACCTGGGGAATCTTTTACCCCAGTTTATCTTAAACAAATAGGTGTTATTTTGTAA
- a CDS encoding cyanophycinase: MSDNQVTGQLIIIGGAEDREGDCRVLREFVRRAGGTKANIVIMTAATELPREVGEQYTNIFERFGAQEVRIIDTVTRDDSSSSTYLEAVGKATGIFFTGGDQARITSIIKDTELDALIHKRYAEGAVIGGTSAGAAVMPDVMIVEGDSTTNARAEVVEMGPGMGFLPGIVIDQHFSQRGRLGRLIAALAQQPAVLGFGIDEDTAIIVNQDVIEVIGSGSVTIVDVAEITHSNVDNLLKDEAMALCNAKLHILPEGYSYNLKNRKPILERIPQAAAA; encoded by the coding sequence ATGTCAGACAATCAAGTAACAGGACAATTAATCATAATTGGTGGTGCAGAAGATAGAGAAGGAGATTGTAGAGTACTCCGGGAATTTGTACGTCGTGCTGGAGGTACCAAAGCTAACATTGTTATCATGACCGCAGCAACCGAATTACCTAGAGAAGTCGGAGAACAATATACAAACATATTTGAACGTTTTGGAGCACAAGAAGTTCGGATTATTGATACTGTCACCAGAGATGATTCTAGTTCATCGACATATTTAGAAGCTGTGGGAAAGGCTACTGGTATATTTTTTACAGGCGGCGATCAAGCGCGAATTACTAGTATCATTAAAGACACTGAACTTGATGCTTTAATTCATAAACGTTACGCTGAAGGTGCTGTAATTGGGGGTACTAGTGCAGGCGCAGCTGTGATGCCTGATGTGATGATTGTAGAAGGAGATTCGACGACAAATGCTAGAGCAGAGGTTGTCGAAATGGGTCCCGGAATGGGTTTTCTCCCCGGAATTGTTATCGATCAACATTTTTCCCAAAGAGGACGTTTAGGACGTTTAATTGCGGCGCTAGCACAGCAACCTGCTGTTTTAGGATTTGGGATTGATGAGGATACGGCGATAATAGTTAACCAAGATGTAATTGAAGTAATTGGCAGCGGTTCTGTAACAATTGTCGATGTGGCAGAGATTACTCACAGCAATGTGGATAATCTGTTGAAGGATGAAGCAATGGCACTTTGTAATGCTAAATTGCACATTCTTCCTGAAGGTTATAGTTACAATTTGAAGAATAGAAAACCAATTTTAGAACGCATTCCTCAAGCAGCAGCAGCGTAG
- a CDS encoding ABC transporter substrate-binding protein/permease, producing MFRKKWLLAILFIATLVTSLVVGNWNPDSVTAQNSGRKLIMVTSADYPPYEFRKTGSGDEIIGFDVDIAKYITRELGYELEIKDTDFSGIIPALQSGRADFAMAGMTPTPERRKNVDFSDIYYEAKNTIVSKKGANLKTIANLSGKRLGVQLGSTQEKFAKEKIKGAKIVALNKTGDLIQEIKSNRIDAAIIEDAIAKGFIANNPDLEFNTIPNSAEDAGSAIAFPKGSPLAQPFNKVLQQMKQTGEMDALVKKWFENQGGNQAAEGEKKTSSFDTAWASIPFIAQGILVTLQFTLISAFFGFLWGIVLALFKISSIKPLNWFAKAYTSVFRGTPLLLQIALVYYATPQLTGYDIPALLAGVITFTLNSGAYISETIRGGILAVDKGQKEAALSLGIPYQPMMKDIILPQAVKNILPSLVNECIALLKDSSLVSTIGVVDVLRRAQIVGAEKYIYFEPLLVAGLIYYVLVMLLTWGGSKLERRLQRSN from the coding sequence ATGTTCAGGAAAAAATGGTTACTGGCAATTTTATTTATTGCCACTTTAGTAACATCTCTAGTAGTTGGTAACTGGAACCCTGACTCTGTAACTGCACAAAATAGCGGACGCAAATTAATCATGGTGACTTCCGCTGACTATCCTCCTTATGAGTTTAGAAAGACGGGTAGCGGCGATGAAATTATTGGTTTTGATGTTGATATTGCCAAATACATTACTAGAGAACTAGGCTACGAACTGGAGATTAAAGACACAGATTTTAGCGGTATTATTCCGGCTTTACAATCAGGAAGAGCAGACTTTGCAATGGCGGGGATGACTCCCACTCCCGAACGACGAAAAAATGTCGATTTTTCTGATATTTATTACGAAGCAAAAAACACGATTGTTTCCAAAAAAGGCGCAAATTTAAAAACTATTGCCAACTTATCTGGTAAAAGACTTGGAGTACAATTAGGTTCGACACAAGAGAAATTTGCTAAGGAAAAAATCAAAGGTGCGAAGATAGTTGCTTTAAACAAAACTGGCGATTTAATTCAAGAAATTAAATCAAATCGCATTGATGCGGCAATTATTGAAGATGCCATTGCTAAGGGATTTATTGCTAATAATCCTGATTTGGAATTTAACACTATTCCTAATAGTGCGGAAGACGCGGGATCTGCGATCGCATTTCCCAAAGGTTCCCCATTAGCACAACCATTTAATAAAGTTCTCCAGCAAATGAAACAAACTGGAGAAATGGATGCACTAGTTAAAAAATGGTTTGAAAACCAAGGTGGAAATCAAGCAGCTGAAGGTGAGAAAAAAACCTCAAGTTTTGACACCGCTTGGGCTAGCATTCCTTTTATCGCCCAAGGTATCTTAGTAACATTACAATTCACCTTAATTTCCGCTTTTTTCGGCTTTCTTTGGGGAATTGTTCTGGCATTGTTTAAAATTTCTAGCATCAAACCTTTGAATTGGTTTGCTAAGGCTTATACTTCTGTATTCAGAGGAACACCACTGCTCTTACAAATTGCATTAGTATATTATGCAACGCCCCAATTAACTGGTTATGATATTCCAGCTTTGCTGGCAGGCGTAATTACCTTTACTCTCAACTCAGGAGCTTATATTTCTGAGACAATTAGAGGAGGAATTCTTGCAGTTGATAAAGGACAAAAAGAAGCGGCTCTATCTTTAGGAATTCCTTATCAACCGATGATGAAAGATATTATCCTACCACAGGCAGTGAAAAATATCTTACCTTCCTTGGTAAATGAATGTATCGCACTTTTAAAAGATTCATCATTGGTATCAACAATTGGTGTGGTGGATGTGCTACGGCGAGCCCAAATAGTAGGAGCAGAAAAATATATCTATTTTGAACCACTGTTAGTGGCTGGTTTAATTTATTACGTTTTAGTAATGCTTTTGACTTGGGGAGGTTCTAAACTTGAACGACGATTACAACGTAGCAATTAA
- a CDS encoding iron uptake porin: MNKLFKNPLLLGITVLLNVLLISGVTPAQGSEISENKIEESQENVTPNTEKFSPLEQIVEYAEPLNPTTEISDNTNNIEQVTSVSQLRDVQPTDWAFQALQSLVERYGCIEGYPDRTYRGNRAMTRYEFAAGLNSCLDRIQELIAALPQGISKEDLEKLRRLQEEFASELANLRGRVDALEARVNKVESQQFSTTTKLNVEVITYISDAFGERADDVNQTTFGHRTRLDFNTSFTGKDRLRTRLQATNLRLIDTGAIYGGNLGPDTAGQTGESRFVPSSLSGNNEITINQLQYRFPVGDRLTVYLDAANIDPSFITDTITPFIDTATAALSNFGQVNPVYFPIGNQAGIGANFLITKGLSLDFAYFGEGGTPNFPGNKQGWFNGGYSAWAQLVYSGEKLKFGLLYLNSYSPEFGVDTLAGSNAAKVIGAGPVIGNNYGFQANYRFSPAFELGGWVGYTAARSRGIKGDASILNYAVTLAFPDLGKKGNYGGFVFGMQPKLIDTSNAAFAAAIGLPDGRRSDRDTGFHIEAFYRIQLNDFISITPGVLWLTAPNHDARNPDAIIGVIRTSFVF; this comes from the coding sequence ATGAATAAATTGTTTAAAAATCCTCTATTATTGGGGATTACAGTTTTGCTTAATGTTTTACTGATCTCTGGCGTGACTCCAGCACAAGGGTCAGAAATTAGCGAAAACAAGATTGAAGAAAGTCAGGAAAATGTAACTCCAAATACAGAAAAATTTTCGCCTTTAGAACAAATCGTAGAATATGCAGAACCATTAAATCCAACAACAGAAATATCTGATAATACTAATAATATAGAACAAGTAACTTCCGTTTCCCAACTGCGAGATGTACAACCAACAGATTGGGCTTTTCAAGCTTTACAATCTTTAGTAGAAAGATATGGTTGTATTGAGGGATATCCCGATAGAACTTATCGCGGAAATCGCGCCATGACGCGCTATGAATTTGCCGCAGGTTTAAATAGTTGTTTAGATAGAATTCAAGAATTAATTGCAGCTTTGCCCCAAGGAATCAGTAAAGAAGATTTAGAAAAACTGCGAAGATTACAAGAAGAATTTGCCAGTGAATTAGCTAATTTACGCGGTCGTGTTGATGCTTTAGAAGCTAGAGTTAATAAAGTAGAATCACAGCAATTTTCCACCACTACTAAACTCAATGTAGAAGTTATTACTTACATTTCTGATGCTTTTGGGGAAAGGGCAGATGATGTCAATCAAACTACATTTGGACATCGAACAAGACTAGATTTTAATACTAGTTTTACCGGAAAAGACCGCCTAAGAACTCGCTTGCAAGCAACTAATTTAAGATTAATTGATACTGGGGCAATTTATGGTGGAAATTTAGGGCCTGATACAGCCGGACAAACTGGAGAAAGTCGGTTTGTTCCTAGTAGTTTATCTGGGAATAATGAAATTACTATTAATCAATTACAGTATCGATTTCCAGTTGGAGATAGGCTTACAGTTTATCTAGACGCTGCTAATATCGACCCCTCTTTTATTACTGATACAATTACACCTTTCATTGATACTGCTACTGCTGCTTTAAGTAATTTTGGCCAAGTTAATCCAGTTTATTTTCCCATAGGAAATCAAGCCGGAATTGGGGCTAACTTTTTAATTACTAAAGGCTTAAGTTTAGACTTTGCTTATTTTGGTGAAGGCGGAACTCCAAATTTTCCTGGTAACAAACAAGGTTGGTTTAATGGTGGTTACAGTGCTTGGGCGCAGTTAGTTTATTCAGGAGAAAAGTTAAAATTCGGGTTACTTTATCTCAATTCTTATTCTCCCGAATTTGGTGTTGATACTTTAGCTGGAAGCAATGCGGCAAAAGTAATTGGTGCAGGGCCTGTTATAGGTAACAATTATGGTTTTCAAGCTAATTATCGCTTTAGTCCAGCATTTGAATTAGGAGGTTGGGTTGGATATACTGCGGCAAGATCGAGGGGGATAAAAGGTGATGCTAGTATTTTAAATTATGCTGTAACTTTGGCTTTTCCAGACTTAGGTAAAAAAGGTAATTATGGTGGTTTTGTGTTTGGAATGCAGCCAAAATTAATTGATACGAGTAATGCAGCTTTTGCCGCAGCAATTGGTTTACCAGATGGACGTAGAAGCGATCGAGATACTGGGTTCCATATTGAAGCATTTTACCGCATTCAACTCAATGATTTCATCTCCATCACTCCCGGTGTTTTGTGGCTAACTGCACCTAACCACGACGCACGAAATCCTGATGCCATTATTGGTGTAATTAGGACTTCTTTTGTGTTTTAG